The Pochonia chlamydosporia 170 chromosome 1, whole genome shotgun sequence genome window below encodes:
- a CDS encoding zinc finger transcription factor ace1 (similar to Verticillium alfalfae VaMs.102 XP_003003550.1) has protein sequence MSFANPRRRTPVTRSGRDNESGLALKTTMTLRKGATFHSPTSPVSSNSDDTFVPPQLSRARTHLDDVVDANRRRVALTLSDIDEALAKTESLSLSPKPKKNTLRDTSLPVPRGFLDLPVVDPTMANPEPERRVLRPRSVRRSKQQASDSGLGSSIASTNEKCEAGKTSQKKKKDTKTLSTGSALTGSGAASTKEMLPALSRKAFNRIHEHTLRPLLEKPTLKDFEPIVLDVPRKIRSKEIICLRDLEKTLIFMAPETAKTAALYLDFCLTSIRCIQATVEYLTDREQIRPGDRPYTNGYFIDLKEQVYQYGRQLAAAKEKGGSGDDMDVDIDDEIRLYGGIAENGRPAELIRVRKDGSAISIATGKPVDMGEGPITFKRSLSEQREDEEEIMRSMARRKKNATAEELAPKKCREPGCNKEFKRPCDLTKHEKTHSRPWKCPIPTCKYHEFGWPTEKEMDRHVNDKHSDAPAMYECMYKPCPYKSKRESNCKQHMEKAHGWQYVRTKTNGKKLPGKPASSVQQTPPLGSVSTPSSTPTYSVPTPPQDQDALAFASYHPDSDWFAAYSLQPETLDGMDLTLEHTSPSSATSYEQYPPYQNGSTFILNDEDIYAAHVQLPAQLHAPEQLYNKLMPQQMPVYQAPQPCTAPQLQVPPHFSPSGQENAMLFTPNSLREVDEGFDEAYNGDGSDFQLFPAASTNKGNNNNFQQPLFAEVPSANLGFSQASQPDFFNQVDWANLDLQPFRE, from the exons ATGTCCTTCGCCAACCCTCGTCGAAGGACTCCGGTGACTCGTTCCGGAAGAGACAACGAGAGTGGCCTGGCACTTAAAACAACCATGACCCTCCGCAAGGGTGCCACCTTCCATTCTCCCACTTCTCCTGTCTCTTCCAACTCGGACGACACCTTTGTTCCACCTCAACTATCACGAGCTCGGACTCATTTGGACGACGTCGTCGATGCCAACCGTCGACGTGTTGCCCTCACTCTAAGCGACATTGACGAGGCTCTCGCAAAAACCGAAAGCCTCTCGCTTTCACCCAAACCAAAGAAGAATACTCTTCGTGATACCAGTCTTCCTGTTCCTCGAGGCTTCCTCGACCTTCCTGTCGTTGACCCAACTATGGCCAACCCCGAGCCTGAGCGTCGGGTCTTGCGCCCTCGCTCAGTGCGTCGATCCAAGCAGCAAGCTTCAGACAGCGGCCTCGGGTCTTCTATTGCCTCTACAAACGAGAAGTGCGAGGCCGGCAAGACATctcagaagaagaagaaggacacCAAAACCCTTAGCACAGGGTCAGCACTGACTGGCTCTGGTGCCGCTTCCACAAAAGAAATGCTCCCCGCCTTGAGCCGGAAAGCATTCAACCGTATTCATGAACACACTCTGCGTCCGCTTCTTGAGAAGCCAACACTCAAAGACTTTGAGCCCATTGTGCTCGATGTGCCCCGAAAGATTCGATCCAAGGAGATCATTTGCCTTCGAGACCTCGAAAAGACTCTGATTTTTATGGCACCG GAGACGGCCAAGACTGCAGCCTTGTATTTGGACTTCTGCCTTACTTCGATTCGATGCATTCAAGCAACTGTCGAATATCTTACCGACCGCGAACAAATTCGACCTGGCGACCGCCCTTACACTAACGGATACTTCATCGACTTGAAGGAACAAGTTTACCAGTACGGCAGACAgctcgccgccgccaaagaaaagGGTGGCTCTGGCGACGACATGGACGTCGACAT AGATGATGAGATCAGACTCTACGGTGGCATCGCCGAGAATGGCCGCCCCGCTGAACTTATCCGGGTAAGAAAGGATGGCTCTGCCATTTCTATTGCCACTGGCAAGCCAGTAGATATGGGAGAGGGCCCCATCACTTTTAAGCGCTCTCTGTCCGAGCAGCgtgaggacgaggaggagatcATGCGCTCCATGGCCCGAAGAAAGAAGAATGCTACCGCTGAGGAACTGGCTCCCAAGAAGTGTCGCGAGCCAGGCTGCAACAAGGAGTTTAAGCGACCTTGCGACCTCACCAAACACGAGAAGACGCATTCCCGACCATGGAAATGCCCGATCCCAACTTGCAAGTACCACGAGTTTGGTTGGCCCAcggagaaggagatggacCGTCACGTCAACGACAAGCACTCCGATGCCCCTGCTATGTACGAGTGCATGTATAAGCCTTGCCCATACAAATCCAAACGTGAGTCAAACTGCAAGCAGCACATGGAGAAAGCCCACGGCTGGCAGTATGTCCGCACAAAGACCAACGGAAAGAAGCTTCCTGGGAAGCCTGCAAGCTCCGTTCAACAGACACCTCCTCTCGGCAGTGTCTCTACTCCGTCCAGCACTCCTACCTACAGCGTTCCTACCCCTCCTCAGGATCAGGATGCCTTGGCCTTCGCGAGCTACCACCCTGACAGCGACTGGTTTGCTGCCTACAGTCTCCAGCCTGAAACCTTGGACGGcatggacttgactttggaACACACTTCTCCATCGTCTGCCACTTCATACGAGCAGTACCCGCCGTATCAGAATGGCTCAACATTCATCCTCAACGACGAGGATATCTACGCTGCACACGTACAGCTTCCTGCGCAGTTGCACGCGCCTGAGCAGCTCTACAATAAGTTAATGCCTCAGCAAATGCCTGTCTACCAGGCCCCTCAACCCTGCACAGCTCCGCAGCTGCAGGTTCCGCCCCACTTTTCTCCTTCTGGGCAGGAAAATGCTATGCTCTTTACACCAAATTCTCTTCGCGAGGTTGACGAGGGATTTGATGAAGCATACAATGGAGATGGCTCAGACTTTCAGCTCTTCC